A DNA window from Chryseobacterium sp. MEBOG06 contains the following coding sequences:
- a CDS encoding DUF2314 domain-containing protein translates to MNNSAKIEEDNIYQYNLYKVKNTLWYFNDLIKIGFSGYNSVKFKNNENVYVWLENVKIEENYYSGNLAENGNPQKILINDVIDWMIIEKGRLIGGYTIRHYRDTLDDESKMNFDIDFDVKIDDGNDFFKPDLATPEGAIIKIENYYSNNDLKGVISCKDFEMEAENLLKETDAMITAEIKNKIREVLKSSLIETFQSNEFPNFQNIERCFALLEEKQDQRLIEEKVIYQNGNFTFNKLWVWRSKEGDWKVLNLVDESDE, encoded by the coding sequence ATGAATAATAGTGCAAAAATAGAAGAAGATAATATTTATCAATACAATTTATATAAGGTAAAAAATACTTTATGGTATTTTAACGACCTTATTAAAATTGGGTTTTCAGGATATAATTCTGTTAAGTTTAAAAATAATGAAAATGTTTATGTATGGTTAGAAAATGTTAAAATTGAAGAGAACTATTATTCTGGTAACCTGGCTGAAAATGGAAATCCTCAAAAGATTTTAATAAATGATGTAATAGATTGGATGATTATTGAAAAAGGAAGACTAATAGGAGGTTACACCATACGACATTATAGAGATACTCTCGACGATGAATCAAAAATGAACTTTGATATTGATTTTGACGTAAAAATTGACGATGGAAATGACTTTTTTAAGCCAGATTTGGCAACACCCGAAGGAGCTATAATTAAAATTGAAAATTATTACTCAAATAACGATTTAAAAGGTGTAATTTCTTGTAAAGATTTTGAAATGGAAGCGGAAAATTTACTGAAGGAAACAGATGCAATGATTACCGCAGAAATAAAAAATAAAATAAGAGAAGTATTAAAATCATCTTTGATTGAAACTTTTCAATCAAACGAATTTCCAAATTTCCAAAATATAGAAAGGTGTTTTGCTCTTTTAGAAGAAAAACAGGATCAGCGATTAATTGAAGAAAAAGTTATCTATCAAAACGGAAATTTTACATTCAATAAATTATGGGTATGGCGATCTAAAGAAGGAGATTGGAAAGTCTTAAATCTTGTTGATGAATCTGATGAATAG
- a CDS encoding DUF6443 domain-containing protein, with the protein MKKILNILGVFLLAGSLSAQLMSNENYVSTKTYLDYPSAAPAKAAQKVEYYDGLGRTKQVIDIKASPLGKDVVNHFEYDVFGRESKTYLPVPQQGSQLGGIYSAPLANAPSVYGQEKIYGEKVIENSPLNRVQEQVQEGLNWSSRPVYYEEGANAAGEVIRPVLATTILNGATSTNIARGTAYYSAGQLHKKTVIDEDGNKTMEFTNGKGQMILSRKTTGSSDDADTYYLYNEYGQLACIIPPLLSVMNSWKAKDLDLLAYQYRYDGRGRMVEKKLPGKGWEYRVYDKQDRLILSQDPMLKQKGEWLFTKYDRFNRVAYTGKIADKKTRADLQLQADNDTGITYENRGYSFTMPNITVLYSNKAFPTGIKEVFTIKYYDTFPQTNDFPGFQTSIFGQEVILRNYQDKAKGFLAASFVKNIEDDHWTRTFFAYDSRGREISSYSINYLEGYTRKETQLNFAGLPKKSVTYHRRTKSDTEKLITETFEYDHQNRLLKHWHQAGTEPVELLAENTYNELSQLASKKVGNNMETVDYAYNIRGWRTGINDPENLGGKLFGYKMRYENPVTSPYLAKYNGNISEVDWKTADDGTLRRYSYEYDRLERLTKASYTQPGSTAPVNNAYNEALFYDLNGNIHYLKRNTWVQNLGVQPMDDLAYKYTGNILMSVTDNSGVYDGYPEVSGNTMTYDLNRNMTSHKDKGILDIAYNYLNQPTKIIFDKYYLDHDLGSSYKNYTNYLYSADGIKLRKEYTFGSGASNLETHKVTDYLDGFQYTDNVLNFVPTSEGYYDFVQKKYIYHYTDQVGNIRLSFYKGSGGAAVIDRVTNYYPFGLEFNENIVPANSISQNYRYSTQGQEKQEDTKWSSFKWRNYDPTIGRFFNIDPLSEKYAYQSHYNFSENRVVDGRELEGLEWFGVVTRVMPLVENSSVKPTILETVTKVGEAGTKQSETVTKAQQEHFNFGRYVEEKQLAEIGKEKNTQTFEFTDPKTGKTGRTIPDAMTDEGGTIEIKHVVKQSFTKQLRGQLEVSKSNGQKAVLRLNKSAEVTKPLKNSGIDIQRYTPPAKPKIDNIKVTPAPAPKLLPSPKSKDPCEGIQGCV; encoded by the coding sequence ATGAAAAAAATATTAAACATTTTGGGCGTTTTTTTGCTGGCAGGCAGCCTTTCTGCACAGCTTATGTCCAATGAAAACTATGTTTCCACAAAGACCTATCTGGATTATCCCTCCGCTGCTCCGGCTAAAGCTGCTCAGAAAGTAGAATATTATGACGGGCTCGGGAGAACCAAACAGGTGATAGACATAAAGGCTTCCCCACTCGGAAAAGATGTGGTGAACCATTTTGAGTATGATGTTTTTGGCAGGGAAAGCAAAACCTATCTTCCGGTGCCCCAGCAGGGAAGCCAATTGGGAGGTATATATTCTGCACCTCTTGCCAATGCGCCTTCCGTATATGGGCAGGAAAAGATCTACGGTGAAAAAGTCATTGAGAATTCCCCGCTGAACCGGGTACAGGAGCAGGTTCAGGAAGGTCTGAACTGGAGCTCACGACCTGTTTACTATGAAGAAGGAGCCAATGCTGCCGGAGAAGTGATAAGACCTGTTCTGGCCACCACGATTTTGAATGGTGCTACTTCCACCAATATTGCCAGAGGAACGGCCTATTACAGCGCCGGACAGCTGCACAAGAAGACCGTCATTGATGAAGACGGGAACAAAACCATGGAATTTACCAATGGAAAAGGACAGATGATCCTGTCCAGAAAAACAACCGGCAGCTCGGATGATGCAGATACCTATTATCTGTATAATGAATACGGCCAGCTGGCCTGTATTATCCCACCGCTTCTTTCTGTAATGAACTCCTGGAAGGCCAAAGATCTTGATCTGCTGGCTTACCAGTACCGTTATGACGGACGGGGAAGAATGGTAGAGAAAAAGCTCCCGGGTAAAGGATGGGAATATAGGGTGTATGATAAGCAGGATCGTCTGATCCTCTCTCAGGACCCCATGCTGAAGCAAAAAGGAGAGTGGCTTTTTACCAAGTATGACCGGTTCAACAGGGTTGCTTATACCGGCAAGATAGCTGACAAAAAGACAAGAGCGGATCTTCAGCTGCAGGCAGATAATGATACCGGCATTACTTATGAAAACCGGGGGTATTCTTTTACCATGCCGAATATAACCGTCTTGTACTCCAATAAAGCTTTCCCTACAGGCATCAAGGAAGTCTTTACCATCAAATATTATGATACTTTTCCGCAGACCAATGATTTCCCGGGATTTCAGACCAGTATTTTCGGGCAGGAGGTGATCCTTAGAAATTATCAGGATAAAGCCAAAGGGTTTCTGGCAGCCTCTTTTGTGAAAAATATTGAAGATGACCACTGGACCAGGACGTTCTTTGCTTATGACAGCAGGGGAAGAGAAATCTCTTCTTATTCCATCAACTATCTTGAGGGCTACACCAGAAAAGAAACCCAGTTGAATTTTGCAGGGCTTCCCAAAAAATCAGTGACCTACCATAGAAGAACAAAGTCTGATACCGAAAAACTCATTACAGAGACTTTTGAATACGACCACCAGAACAGGCTGCTCAAACATTGGCATCAGGCAGGGACAGAACCTGTGGAGCTGCTGGCAGAAAATACCTATAACGAGCTCTCCCAGCTTGCCAGCAAGAAAGTGGGCAATAATATGGAAACGGTAGACTATGCTTATAACATAAGAGGATGGCGTACCGGGATCAATGATCCTGAAAATCTTGGCGGGAAACTTTTCGGCTATAAGATGAGATATGAAAACCCTGTAACTAGCCCTTATCTGGCCAAATACAACGGAAACATTTCTGAGGTGGACTGGAAGACCGCAGATGATGGTACATTAAGGCGCTACAGCTATGAATATGACCGTTTAGAAAGGCTCACCAAAGCGTCTTATACCCAGCCCGGATCAACGGCGCCTGTTAACAATGCCTATAATGAGGCTCTTTTCTATGACCTGAACGGAAATATCCACTACCTCAAAAGGAATACCTGGGTGCAGAATCTCGGGGTACAGCCAATGGATGATCTTGCCTATAAATACACAGGGAATATCCTGATGAGCGTTACAGATAACTCAGGAGTGTATGATGGGTATCCGGAAGTCTCCGGCAATACGATGACCTATGACCTGAACCGCAATATGACCAGTCACAAGGATAAGGGAATACTGGATATTGCCTATAACTACCTGAACCAGCCCACCAAGATTATTTTCGATAAATATTACCTGGACCATGACCTCGGCAGCAGTTATAAAAATTATACCAATTATCTGTATAGTGCAGATGGTATAAAGCTGAGAAAAGAATATACATTCGGCTCCGGAGCTTCCAATTTGGAAACCCATAAGGTGACAGACTATCTGGATGGCTTCCAGTATACTGACAATGTATTGAATTTTGTGCCTACTTCAGAAGGGTATTATGATTTCGTACAAAAGAAGTATATTTACCATTACACGGATCAGGTAGGCAATATAAGGCTGTCTTTTTATAAAGGATCTGGTGGAGCGGCTGTAATAGACCGTGTAACGAATTATTATCCGTTTGGTCTTGAGTTTAATGAGAACATTGTTCCGGCCAACTCAATCTCCCAAAACTACAGGTATTCTACTCAGGGACAGGAAAAACAGGAGGATACCAAGTGGAGCTCTTTTAAATGGCGAAATTATGACCCAACAATAGGAAGGTTCTTTAATATAGATCCGCTGAGTGAAAAATATGCTTATCAGTCGCATTACAATTTTTCAGAAAACAGAGTGGTTGATGGTAGAGAGCTGGAAGGGTTAGAATGGTTTGGTGTTGTTACAAGGGTCATGCCGCTTGTTGAGAATTCTTCCGTAAAGCCCACTATTCTTGAGACAGTTACTAAGGTAGGTGAAGCAGGAACTAAGCAAAGTGAGACTGTTACCAAAGCTCAGCAGGAGCACTTTAATTTTGGTAGATATGTTGAAGAAAAACAACTGGCTGAAATCGGAAAGGAGAAAAATACTCAAACTTTTGAATTCACAGATCCAAAGACGGGTAAGACTGGACGTACAATTCCAGATGCTATGACAGATGAAGGAGGAACAATTGAAATAAAGCATGTAGTAAAACAATCCTTTACAAAGCAATTAAGAGGACAGCTCGAAGTTTCAAAGTCTAATGGTCAGAAAGCAGTATTACGTTTAAATAAATCAGCAGAAGTTACTAAGCCACTTAAAAACTCAGGAATTGATATTCAGAGATATACTCCCCCTGCAAAACCTAAAATAGATAATATTAAAGTTACTCCAGCTCCAGCTCCAAAACTTCTGCCTTCTCCGAAATCTAAAGATCCATGCGAGGGAATACAAGGTTGTGTATAG
- a CDS encoding T9SS type A sorting domain-containing protein produces the protein MSVIQGQDSRAGNQDLTKGVLLGGYTHSDGRIEKDEETFFLLYIDQQGNEQWRKYVTGESRQKEERLAAVAIDRDGSIVLAGTSAEELGKENWKIVKLGDKQVDQLMEKFDIKIYPNPVSDYAYIEIGFDFKEADIMLYDMSGRQLQSLKTKNKVTKINTQALVQGAYLVTIKTDMNKTANAKLIKK, from the coding sequence ATGAGTGTCATTCAGGGTCAGGATTCAAGAGCCGGTAACCAGGATCTAACTAAAGGAGTGCTTCTGGGGGGATATACTCATTCTGACGGAAGGATAGAGAAGGACGAAGAAACTTTTTTCCTGCTCTATATTGATCAGCAAGGGAATGAGCAGTGGCGAAAGTATGTAACCGGAGAATCCAGACAAAAAGAAGAACGGCTGGCAGCCGTGGCAATAGACAGGGATGGTTCTATTGTTTTAGCCGGAACCAGTGCTGAGGAACTGGGCAAAGAAAACTGGAAAATTGTAAAACTGGGAGATAAGCAGGTTGATCAGTTAATGGAGAAATTTGACATCAAGATCTATCCGAATCCGGTATCAGATTACGCCTATATAGAAATTGGTTTCGATTTCAAAGAGGCTGATATTATGCTGTATGACATGAGCGGAAGACAGCTCCAAAGCCTGAAAACGAAGAACAAAGTCACCAAGATTAATACCCAGGCACTGGTTCAGGGAGCCTATCTGGTAACTATCAAAACCGATATGAATAAAACAGCCAATGCAAAACTGATCAAAAAATAA
- a CDS encoding diphosphomevalonate/mevalonate 3,5-bisphosphate decarboxylase family protein: protein MTTQEFIGKENFNTHTQTVSESCPSNIALIKYWGKYKDQIPANPSISYTLNHCKTNTSMEFVADESFSVQTFLAGNEEVKFAEKIEKYFKNIEQYLPWILKGKYIIRTENTFPHSSGIASSASGFGAIAKCLMKLDETFTGQVSEEESLKKASFLARLGSGSACRSLYNGLVVWGTTDEVEGSSDLFAVQYANTEIHETFKNFNDWVLLIHEGQKSVSSTVGHGLMNTNPYAERRFQEARENFVPMKEILKNGDMERFIKLVEHEALTLHAMMMMSDPAFILMKNGTLEVINKVWDFRRETGLSLFFTLDAGANVHLLFPSDDSEDKIKAFIEAELLQHTQKNGVVKDVMRF from the coding sequence ATGACAACACAAGAATTTATAGGAAAAGAAAATTTCAATACTCATACACAAACGGTTTCAGAAAGCTGTCCATCTAATATTGCCCTGATTAAATATTGGGGGAAATATAAAGACCAGATTCCGGCCAACCCAAGTATAAGCTATACTTTAAACCATTGTAAAACCAATACTTCAATGGAATTTGTAGCAGATGAATCTTTTTCTGTACAGACTTTTTTAGCAGGAAATGAAGAGGTTAAATTTGCAGAAAAAATCGAGAAATATTTCAAAAATATAGAACAGTATCTTCCCTGGATTTTAAAAGGGAAATACATTATAAGAACAGAAAATACGTTTCCACACAGTTCAGGAATTGCAAGTTCTGCTTCAGGATTTGGAGCGATTGCAAAATGCCTGATGAAACTAGATGAAACATTTACAGGTCAGGTTTCCGAAGAAGAATCTCTGAAAAAAGCTTCATTCCTGGCAAGATTAGGAAGTGGAAGTGCCTGTAGAAGCTTATACAACGGGCTTGTTGTATGGGGGACAACAGATGAAGTGGAAGGAAGTTCTGATCTGTTTGCCGTTCAGTATGCAAATACTGAAATTCATGAGACTTTCAAGAATTTCAATGATTGGGTTTTATTGATTCATGAAGGTCAGAAAAGTGTTTCTTCAACTGTTGGACATGGCTTGATGAACACAAACCCTTATGCAGAAAGAAGATTTCAGGAAGCCAGAGAAAATTTTGTTCCAATGAAAGAGATCCTGAAAAACGGAGATATGGAACGTTTTATCAAATTGGTGGAACATGAAGCGCTTACTCTTCACGCGATGATGATGATGAGTGATCCTGCTTTTATTCTTATGAAAAACGGAACTTTGGAGGTGATCAATAAGGTATGGGATTTCAGAAGAGAAACTGGGCTATCTCTGTTCTTTACACTGGATGCTGGTGCTAACGTTCATCTTTTATTCCCAAGTGATGATTCTGAAGATAAGATAAAGGCATTCATTGAAGCCGAATTGTTACAGCATACCCAGAAAAATGGAGTAGTGAAAGATGTAATGAGATTCTAG
- a CDS encoding AMP-dependent synthetase/ligase, whose product MNLAEAIILKNVEKHPLKAAIGFKKKEAGWKELSWKKFSEIVFKTANALKEAGVQENDRVAIYSDNSSEWMIIDLASMSIGAVTVPIYSTNNAEQAEHIINDSGAKVVLVGNQMQYDACLEFLHKEENNLETIIVSKKSVWIKKEFNSFYLEDFISKTSPKLEICKREYDDTATLIYTSGTTGIPKGVMLTHGNFIKAFDSHFEFFKFKNFEEELSLAFLPLSHVFERSWSLLCLYGGARVYFLEDPKNIAKALEEVKPTTMCAVPRFFQKVYAGVLEKAEEGSSLKKKIFDWALKTGWETAELRRNERPVPFVLKLKESVAEMLVFSKIKDKMGGRLWFLPCGGASLSPEVTRFFESVGIHVTVGYGLTETTATLTLFPLTHFEHATSGKPLPGVELRIGENDEIQAKGNGIMKGYYNKPEETQKVFTEDGWFKTGDAGKFDDKGNLIITDRIKDLMKTSNGKYIAPQQIENLLTNNNFIQQIMLVAEGRQFVSALIVPNFEFLHDYIKKNNIPFTNWEDAVKNDKIINLYKEKLKELQSHLADYEKVKKFTLMPAEFDINTGEITPTLKVKRNVVIKKYADIIEKMY is encoded by the coding sequence ATGAATCTTGCAGAGGCAATTATCCTTAAAAATGTAGAAAAACATCCTTTAAAAGCTGCAATTGGTTTTAAAAAGAAAGAAGCAGGCTGGAAAGAGCTGAGCTGGAAAAAATTCAGTGAAATTGTTTTTAAAACAGCCAATGCACTGAAAGAAGCAGGTGTTCAGGAGAACGACAGGGTCGCTATTTATTCAGACAACTCTTCAGAATGGATGATCATAGATCTGGCTTCCATGTCAATTGGTGCTGTTACAGTTCCTATTTACTCAACTAATAATGCTGAACAGGCAGAACATATCATTAATGATTCCGGTGCTAAAGTAGTTTTAGTAGGAAATCAGATGCAGTATGATGCTTGTCTGGAGTTTTTACATAAAGAAGAAAACAACCTTGAAACTATTATTGTTTCTAAGAAATCCGTGTGGATCAAGAAAGAGTTCAACAGCTTTTATCTGGAAGATTTTATTTCAAAAACTTCCCCGAAACTGGAGATCTGTAAAAGAGAATATGACGATACAGCAACGCTGATCTATACTTCCGGAACCACGGGAATACCCAAAGGAGTAATGCTTACTCATGGAAATTTCATTAAAGCATTCGACTCTCACTTTGAATTTTTTAAATTTAAAAACTTTGAAGAAGAACTGTCACTGGCGTTTTTACCTTTAAGCCACGTTTTTGAAAGAAGCTGGAGCTTACTTTGTTTATATGGAGGAGCAAGAGTTTATTTCCTTGAAGATCCAAAAAATATTGCAAAGGCTTTAGAAGAAGTAAAGCCAACTACAATGTGTGCTGTTCCGAGATTTTTCCAAAAAGTATACGCCGGAGTATTGGAAAAAGCTGAAGAGGGCTCTTCTCTAAAGAAAAAGATCTTTGACTGGGCTTTGAAAACAGGCTGGGAAACTGCCGAATTGAGGAGAAATGAAAGACCAGTTCCTTTTGTATTGAAATTAAAAGAATCTGTGGCAGAGATGCTTGTCTTTAGCAAGATCAAAGATAAAATGGGCGGAAGACTTTGGTTTTTACCTTGTGGAGGAGCTTCTTTATCACCCGAAGTCACCCGGTTTTTTGAATCTGTGGGGATTCATGTAACCGTAGGTTATGGATTAACGGAAACCACAGCAACACTGACTCTTTTCCCATTGACACACTTTGAGCATGCTACCAGTGGAAAACCGTTGCCGGGGGTAGAACTTCGCATCGGAGAAAACGATGAGATCCAGGCAAAAGGAAACGGGATTATGAAAGGCTATTATAATAAACCCGAAGAAACACAGAAGGTCTTTACAGAAGATGGCTGGTTCAAAACCGGGGATGCCGGAAAATTTGATGATAAAGGAAACCTTATTATTACAGACCGTATCAAAGATCTCATGAAGACTTCCAATGGGAAATATATTGCCCCGCAGCAAATAGAAAACCTTCTGACGAATAATAATTTTATTCAGCAGATTATGCTGGTTGCAGAAGGAAGACAGTTTGTCTCAGCTTTGATTGTTCCAAACTTTGAGTTTCTGCATGACTATATCAAAAAGAATAACATTCCTTTTACCAACTGGGAAGATGCTGTGAAAAATGATAAAATCATCAATCTTTATAAAGAAAAACTTAAAGAATTACAAAGCCATCTTGCTGATTATGAGAAAGTGAAGAAATTTACTTTAATGCCTGCAGAATTTGACATCAATACCGGAGAAATTACGCCAACATTGAAAGTCAAAAGAAATGTGGTTATTAAAAAATATGCAGATATCATCGAAAAGATGTATTAA
- a CDS encoding NAD-dependent epimerase/dehydratase family protein, whose protein sequence is MVFVTGATGILGRIIVLELLKRGKSVRASKRPGSNLNEVKHSYGFYTENPEDLFNKIEWVNVDFTDLNSLNDALKGVDEVYHCAAKVSFHPKDEKEMYLTNIKGTENLLFACEGSDVKKFLHVSSVAVLDNFNEKGELDEESEFNPKLEHSAYAISKHLSEMEVWRASAEGLNVVIINPGMIVGSGNWTQSSGELFATFEDNSFTFAGGSAYVDVRDVAKTGIELMENNIFGERFIIVSENNRYADLAKQVRTRLGLKDAKILSQSLLNIGRVANILFGWLIPKLKMVTKSNIEAISSFNTISNHKVKEKLNYQFIPVKESIDFHLNNYINDKKLKK, encoded by the coding sequence ATGGTTTTTGTAACGGGTGCCACCGGAATTCTGGGAAGAATAATCGTTTTGGAACTTCTTAAAAGAGGTAAAAGCGTGCGTGCTTCCAAAAGACCGGGTAGTAATTTAAACGAAGTAAAGCATTCATACGGCTTTTATACAGAGAATCCTGAAGATCTTTTCAATAAGATCGAATGGGTGAATGTTGATTTCACTGATCTCAATTCTTTAAACGACGCCTTGAAAGGGGTAGATGAGGTATACCATTGTGCTGCGAAGGTAAGCTTTCATCCCAAAGATGAGAAAGAAATGTACCTCACCAATATTAAAGGTACGGAAAACCTGTTATTTGCCTGTGAAGGATCGGATGTTAAAAAATTTCTGCACGTTAGCTCTGTTGCAGTTTTGGATAACTTTAATGAAAAAGGAGAATTGGATGAAGAGTCAGAATTTAATCCGAAATTGGAACACTCTGCCTATGCTATTTCCAAACATTTATCTGAAATGGAAGTATGGAGAGCTTCTGCAGAAGGACTGAATGTAGTAATTATCAATCCGGGAATGATCGTTGGAAGCGGAAACTGGACCCAGAGCAGCGGTGAGCTGTTTGCAACCTTCGAAGACAACAGCTTTACTTTCGCCGGAGGATCTGCTTACGTAGATGTGAGAGACGTTGCAAAAACAGGTATAGAACTTATGGAAAACAATATTTTTGGAGAACGATTCATCATTGTTTCCGAAAATAACAGATATGCAGACCTTGCAAAACAGGTCAGAACCCGCCTGGGGCTTAAAGATGCCAAAATTCTTTCACAATCTCTGTTAAATATAGGAAGAGTAGCCAATATCCTTTTCGGATGGCTGATTCCAAAGCTGAAAATGGTCACAAAATCAAATATTGAGGCCATATCTTCATTCAATACCATTTCAAATCACAAAGTCAAAGAAAAACTGAACTATCAGTTTATTCCTGTAAAAGAAAGCATCGACTTTCATCTGAACAATTATATTAACGACAAAAAGTTGAAGAAATGA
- a CDS encoding MvdD family ATP-grasp ribosomal peptide maturase — MNKILIITHTADNFSIEKVTEYIGQNNCEVIRFDVDLYPLQNKLSTVFQDGEWVSILETPEAKHRLDDISAIWYRRAYNIGKGLKEEIDTKFYGAAMGEIRNTLFGFFESVNTYSLGKPSIYRRIDSKEEQLKIADKIGLTIPDTCLTNNPDEARKFILKHQNVVAKMQTGFAIYEDGVENVVFTNVVSEDKLEELDSLLYCPMQFQKMIQKKKELRITIVGRDVYAFEIDSQQSEDAKIDWRKDGINLLDKWNRTELPGDVEEKLLELLDVYNVDYGAIDMIVSPEDEYYFIEINAAGEFFWLDNLTEGNLISKSIADLLCDKAPRRNNMVMA, encoded by the coding sequence ATGAATAAAATTTTAATTATAACGCATACCGCAGATAATTTTTCAATCGAAAAAGTAACAGAATACATCGGGCAGAATAACTGTGAAGTTATCCGGTTTGATGTCGATCTATATCCTTTACAAAACAAACTTTCAACTGTTTTCCAGGATGGAGAATGGGTTAGTATTCTTGAAACTCCTGAAGCAAAACACCGTTTGGACGATATTTCAGCAATCTGGTACAGACGTGCTTATAATATTGGAAAAGGTCTTAAAGAAGAGATCGATACCAAATTTTACGGAGCAGCTATGGGAGAAATCCGCAATACACTTTTCGGTTTCTTCGAATCCGTGAATACTTACTCTCTGGGAAAACCAAGTATTTACAGAAGAATAGACAGTAAGGAAGAACAATTGAAAATTGCTGATAAAATCGGACTTACCATCCCTGATACATGCCTTACCAATAACCCTGATGAAGCCAGAAAATTTATTCTTAAACATCAGAACGTAGTAGCCAAAATGCAGACAGGTTTTGCTATCTATGAAGACGGAGTGGAAAATGTAGTGTTCACCAATGTAGTAAGTGAGGATAAACTGGAGGAGCTGGATTCTCTTCTATATTGCCCAATGCAGTTTCAGAAGATGATTCAAAAGAAAAAAGAACTTCGTATTACCATTGTAGGAAGAGATGTATACGCTTTCGAAATAGATTCCCAGCAATCCGAAGATGCAAAAATAGATTGGAGAAAAGATGGGATTAATCTTCTGGATAAATGGAACAGAACAGAACTTCCAGGAGATGTGGAAGAGAAATTACTTGAACTTCTGGATGTTTATAATGTCGATTACGGAGCTATAGATATGATCGTTTCTCCAGAAGATGAATATTACTTTATAGAAATAAATGCTGCCGGAGAATTCTTTTGGCTGGATAACCTGACGGAAGGAAATCTTATTTCGAAAAGTATTGCTGATTTACTTTGTGATAAAGCTCCAAGAAGAAATAATATGGTAATGGCTTAA
- a CDS encoding MvdC/MvdD family ATP grasp protein, with protein sequence MILCITHSRDFYNIDIFFEYLASRNIPYFRLNSDRLNHLQKISVNENSFELTDELGNTIHSGAVKAVWHRKAWKISSPEELDQHYEKIFLGEYGSLRYNLMTVLEDVPWINPYENEKKVDGNKMYQLKVAQRNNLTVPKTIFSNDEEKITSFFYEYCQGKAIAKLHGVTAKTMTGENMISTTVIEEDSLEHLSDIAYCPMIFQPYIDKEYELRIVYVDGDFFTGKINNSENPDWRVAHADHFWSAYELPDTIKENLTSMMNEMGLYIGAIDMIKGRDGEYHFLEVNPQGEWGMLQKELGFPIAEKIADNLIKRINFHE encoded by the coding sequence ATGATTCTCTGCATCACCCATTCACGAGATTTTTATAATATCGATATTTTTTTCGAATACCTTGCCTCCCGCAATATTCCCTATTTCAGATTAAATTCTGACCGCCTGAACCATCTTCAGAAAATAAGTGTGAATGAAAATTCATTTGAATTAACTGATGAATTGGGTAATACCATTCATTCAGGAGCTGTTAAAGCGGTCTGGCACAGGAAAGCCTGGAAAATCAGCAGTCCGGAAGAGCTGGACCAGCATTATGAAAAGATTTTTCTGGGTGAATATGGTAGTCTGCGATACAATCTGATGACTGTTTTGGAGGACGTTCCATGGATCAATCCTTATGAAAATGAAAAAAAGGTAGATGGAAATAAGATGTATCAGCTGAAAGTAGCTCAAAGAAATAATCTAACCGTTCCCAAAACTATTTTTTCTAATGACGAAGAAAAAATAACCTCCTTTTTTTATGAATACTGCCAGGGAAAAGCTATTGCCAAGCTTCACGGAGTAACTGCAAAAACAATGACAGGTGAAAACATGATTTCTACTACAGTCATTGAAGAAGATTCTCTGGAGCATCTTTCAGATATTGCCTATTGCCCAATGATTTTTCAGCCTTATATTGACAAGGAATACGAACTGAGAATTGTGTATGTAGACGGTGACTTTTTTACTGGAAAAATCAATAACAGTGAAAATCCGGATTGGAGAGTAGCTCATGCAGATCATTTCTGGTCCGCTTATGAACTTCCTGATACTATTAAAGAAAATCTTACCTCCATGATGAATGAGATGGGCCTTTATATAGGAGCAATAGACATGATCAAAGGAAGAGATGGAGAATATCATTTCCTTGAAGTGAATCCGCAGGGAGAATGGGGAATGCTACAGAAAGAGCTGGGATTTCCCATCGCAGAAAAAATTGCCGACAACCTTATCAAAAGAATTAATTTCCATGAATAA
- a CDS encoding microviridin/marinostatin family tricyclic proteinase inhibitor encodes MKNKDSKKKPFFATFLEKQIKDPETVKGGAGSDMITIPERDFVTKPLADDVTSPQLDLMHTMKYPSDGDDDSMTMPL; translated from the coding sequence ATGAAAAACAAAGACTCAAAGAAAAAGCCGTTTTTTGCAACATTCTTGGAAAAACAAATTAAAGATCCGGAAACGGTAAAAGGAGGTGCTGGATCAGATATGATTACTATTCCAGAAAGAGATTTCGTTACAAAGCCGCTAGCGGATGATGTAACATCTCCTCAGCTGGATTTGATGCATACGATGAAGTATCCTTCAGACGGCGATGACGATTCTATGACTATGCCATTATAA